The Sphingopyxis fribergensis genome contains a region encoding:
- a CDS encoding heparinase II/III domain-containing protein, with product MTRTLALLLAAATLPAIPAAAQTPPAASAQAYAPFFASEVERARRDVDAAIRAGINVPVPKDPGGGFTHEQHKRNYRVIFEGGQLFRLTGEARYRDHVRDLLLAYADLYPGLGPHPAASNQVPGRLFWQSLNDSVFLVNAVQGYAEIRGALSAADRKRIDDQVIRPMARFLSDESPEVINRIHNHATWAAAGVGLSGYLLGDRDLVDKALLGLDKSGKAGFLRQLDLLFSPDGYYAEGPYYQRYALQPFVVFAAAIAANDPQRKIFEYRGGIVLKAIRTAIDLTHDGYFLPINDAMPDKSLRTEELYHAVAIAYGATKDPAFLSIADWQGRTVLTPAGQAMAADLAAGKAKPWPYGSRLLSDGPDGKGGALVLLRTKADPTGPLLVAKNTVQGMGHGHFDRLGWLYYDETGAVVTDYGAARFLNVEAKQGGRYLPENDSWASATIAHNTLVVDEQSHFAGDWKAGEKFGTRQLAAALEGPTRYAIGEIHSAYKDVKIRRALLLLEVDGLSNPLTLDILHGTGSGRHVYDLPLHFSGHIIDSDIALDRNLAERPVLGKANGYQHLWVDGVGTKAGKARLTWMQGSRFYSYHMLPPAGANFIVAESGANDPEFNLRREPALIQRVAGAADATFVSLLEPHGAYDASAETVVASSSRVTGLDHRREKGADLVIVTLVDGRRIAVAVADDVAPAARHSVTIDGRTLAWTGPVGRLDLAKTGAKK from the coding sequence GTGACTCGTACGCTCGCGCTCCTGCTCGCCGCGGCCACGCTCCCGGCCATCCCCGCCGCCGCGCAGACCCCGCCCGCCGCTTCGGCGCAGGCCTATGCGCCGTTCTTCGCGTCCGAGGTCGAGCGTGCGCGGCGTGACGTCGACGCGGCTATCCGGGCGGGCATCAACGTGCCCGTCCCCAAGGATCCGGGCGGCGGCTTCACGCACGAACAGCACAAGCGCAATTACCGCGTCATCTTCGAGGGCGGCCAGCTCTTTCGCCTGACCGGCGAGGCGCGATACCGCGACCATGTTCGCGACCTTTTGCTCGCCTATGCCGATCTCTATCCGGGGCTGGGGCCGCACCCCGCGGCGTCGAACCAGGTGCCGGGACGCCTGTTCTGGCAGAGCCTGAACGACAGCGTCTTTCTGGTGAACGCGGTGCAGGGCTATGCCGAGATTCGCGGCGCGCTTTCCGCCGCCGACCGCAAGCGGATCGACGATCAAGTGATCCGCCCGATGGCGCGCTTCCTGTCCGACGAGTCGCCTGAGGTCATCAACCGTATCCACAATCACGCGACCTGGGCTGCGGCGGGTGTTGGTCTGTCGGGTTATCTGCTCGGCGACCGCGACCTTGTCGACAAGGCGCTGCTCGGGCTCGACAAGAGCGGCAAGGCGGGCTTCCTGCGCCAGCTCGACCTGCTCTTCTCGCCCGACGGCTATTATGCCGAAGGGCCCTATTATCAGCGCTATGCGCTCCAGCCTTTCGTCGTCTTCGCGGCGGCAATCGCGGCGAACGATCCCCAGCGGAAGATTTTCGAGTATCGGGGCGGCATCGTGCTGAAAGCGATCCGTACCGCGATCGACCTGACCCACGACGGATATTTCCTGCCGATCAACGATGCGATGCCCGACAAGAGCCTGCGCACCGAGGAACTCTATCACGCCGTCGCGATCGCCTATGGCGCCACGAAAGATCCGGCTTTCCTGTCGATCGCCGACTGGCAGGGGCGCACCGTGCTGACCCCGGCGGGGCAGGCGATGGCGGCCGACCTCGCCGCGGGCAAGGCGAAGCCATGGCCCTATGGCTCGCGGCTGCTCTCCGACGGTCCCGACGGCAAGGGCGGCGCGCTCGTCCTGCTGCGGACCAAAGCCGACCCGACGGGACCGCTGCTCGTGGCCAAGAACACGGTGCAGGGCATGGGGCACGGCCATTTCGACCGGCTCGGCTGGCTTTATTATGACGAGACCGGCGCGGTTGTCACCGATTATGGCGCGGCGCGCTTCCTGAATGTCGAGGCGAAGCAGGGCGGACGTTATCTGCCCGAAAACGACAGCTGGGCGAGCGCGACGATCGCGCACAATACGCTAGTCGTCGATGAGCAAAGCCACTTCGCAGGCGATTGGAAAGCTGGCGAAAAATTTGGCACCCGCCAGCTCGCCGCCGCGCTCGAAGGGCCCACTCGCTACGCGATCGGCGAAATCCACAGCGCGTATAAGGATGTCAAAATCCGCCGCGCCTTGCTGCTCCTCGAAGTCGATGGTCTCTCAAATCCCCTCACGCTCGATATCCTCCACGGGACTGGCAGCGGCAGGCATGTCTATGACCTGCCGCTGCATTTTTCGGGACATATCATCGACAGCGACATCGCTCTCGACCGCAATCTCGCCGAGCGCCCGGTGCTCGGCAAGGCGAACGGTTACCAGCATCTGTGGGTCGACGGCGTGGGGACCAAGGCCGGCAAGGCGCGGCTGACATGGATGCAGGGCAGCCGTTTCTACTCATACCATATGCTGCCGCCCGCGGGCGCCAACTTCATCGTCGCAGAGAGCGGGGCGAACGATCCCGAGTTCAACCTGCGCCGCGAACCCGCGCTGATCCAGCGCGTCGCGGGCGCCGCCGATGCAACATTCGTCAGCCTGCTCGAACCGCATGGCGCCTATGACGCGTCGGCGGAGACCGTCGTCGCCAGCAGTTCGCGCGTGACGGGGCTCGACCATCGCCGCGAAAAGGGCGCCGATCTGGTCATCGTCACGCTGGTCGACGGGCGCCGCATCGCGGTCGCGGTCGCCGACGATGTCGCGCCCGCCGCGCGGCACAGCGTTACCATCGATGGCCGCACACTCGCCTGGACTGGCCCCGTCGGCCGCCTCGACCTCGCCAAGACCGGAGCGAAGAAATGA
- a CDS encoding polysaccharide lyase 6 family protein has protein sequence MAQIRAVLTVAILASAAHPALARDMLVSDQAQFKSAVTKAQPGDAIILADGEWRDFQMVFTGTGTAEKPIALTAQTKGKVLLTGQSNLRIGGRHLLVSGLVFKNGASPTREVISFRRDSKTLATDSRVTEVVIDGFSKTDRRAEDIWVALYGTGNRVDHSHFGGKTNAGVTLAVIRRAGDPLDNRHRIDHNYFGPRPPLGSNGGETIRIGTSEESLSDSHTIVERNIFDRTSGEVEIVSVKSGGNIVRENLVLEAQGAFVLRHGNGNLIERNIFLGKGVPDTGGVRVINRDQVVRDNYFEGLAGTSFKSAVSVMNGVPNSVTNRYHQVANARIEGNSIIDSARITLAAGADAERSAAPTGSKFERNLIVGAKGQDPFRAEGEIGGIAFAGNVEARVAKPLLTAGIEQREIKLERAANGLLYPTDPAFAAVGAPRDLKPVTREEVGAGWYRGDAREAAFGTGSTVSLAAGASLAEAVAEAKAGDTLALATGTYDIAAPLTVQRRLTIASAKDAQPVLRVASRLARIAGGGGLRLANLAIDASAAPGDGALVAVEAGVAPNYSIAFDGVAVRGPGKGRIDGIAMAPGTFADDVTITNSDFAAMGVVVAATGEQEPKGWYPMERLTIGGSRFAGVAMVADLLRKGSDESTFGPWFAMTGSSVANSGAGGASLRISGAQHTDIAQNSFAKSDGIVVIHSVGAPETRIASNAFAATPAPRIEELMWKGPPRGRLIGNVVEARP, from the coding sequence ATGGCGCAGATAAGGGCGGTTCTAACGGTGGCGATACTGGCTTCGGCGGCGCATCCGGCGCTCGCGCGCGACATGCTGGTATCGGATCAGGCCCAGTTCAAATCGGCGGTCACAAAGGCGCAGCCGGGCGACGCGATTATCCTCGCCGATGGCGAATGGCGCGATTTCCAGATGGTCTTCACCGGGACGGGTACCGCCGAGAAACCGATTGCGCTGACCGCGCAGACCAAGGGCAAGGTGCTGCTCACCGGCCAGTCGAATCTGCGCATCGGCGGCCGCCACCTGCTCGTCTCTGGCCTTGTGTTCAAGAATGGCGCGAGCCCGACCCGCGAAGTCATCAGTTTCCGCCGCGATTCGAAAACGCTCGCCACCGACAGCCGCGTGACCGAAGTGGTCATCGACGGTTTCAGCAAGACCGACCGGCGCGCCGAGGATATCTGGGTTGCGCTTTACGGCACCGGCAACCGTGTCGATCATTCGCATTTCGGGGGCAAGACCAACGCGGGCGTAACGCTTGCGGTAATCCGCCGCGCGGGCGATCCGCTCGATAACCGCCACCGCATCGATCATAATTATTTCGGCCCGCGCCCGCCGCTTGGCTCGAACGGCGGCGAGACGATCCGTATCGGCACCAGCGAGGAATCGCTGTCCGACAGCCATACGATCGTCGAGCGCAACATCTTCGACCGGACGAGCGGCGAGGTCGAGATCGTCTCGGTCAAATCGGGCGGCAATATCGTCCGCGAAAACCTCGTGCTCGAAGCGCAGGGCGCCTTCGTGCTGCGCCACGGCAACGGCAATTTGATCGAGCGCAACATCTTCCTCGGCAAGGGCGTGCCCGACACCGGCGGGGTGCGGGTGATCAACCGCGACCAGGTGGTGCGCGACAATTATTTCGAGGGGCTCGCCGGCACCTCATTCAAGAGCGCGGTCAGCGTGATGAACGGCGTCCCCAATTCGGTGACCAACCGCTATCATCAGGTCGCGAACGCGCGGATCGAGGGCAACAGCATCATCGACAGCGCCCGCATCACGCTCGCGGCCGGCGCCGACGCCGAACGCTCGGCGGCGCCGACAGGCAGCAAGTTCGAGCGCAACCTGATCGTCGGGGCAAAGGGGCAGGATCCGTTCCGCGCCGAAGGCGAGATCGGCGGCATCGCCTTTGCGGGCAATGTCGAGGCAAGGGTTGCAAAACCGCTGTTGACCGCCGGTATCGAGCAACGCGAGATCAAACTCGAACGGGCCGCCAATGGGCTGCTCTACCCCACCGATCCGGCGTTTGCGGCGGTCGGCGCGCCGCGCGACCTGAAGCCCGTTACGCGCGAAGAGGTTGGCGCCGGCTGGTATCGCGGCGACGCCCGCGAAGCGGCGTTCGGCACGGGAAGCACCGTGTCGCTCGCAGCGGGCGCGTCGCTCGCCGAGGCGGTCGCCGAAGCGAAGGCCGGCGACACGCTGGCGCTCGCCACCGGCACCTATGACATCGCTGCGCCGCTGACCGTGCAACGCCGGTTGACCATCGCCAGCGCCAAGGATGCGCAGCCGGTGCTGCGCGTCGCGTCGCGCCTCGCGCGGATCGCGGGCGGCGGCGGACTGCGGCTAGCAAATCTGGCGATCGATGCCAGCGCCGCGCCCGGCGACGGCGCACTGGTCGCTGTCGAAGCGGGCGTTGCGCCCAACTACAGTATCGCGTTCGATGGCGTGGCGGTACGCGGTCCCGGCAAGGGGCGGATCGACGGGATCGCGATGGCGCCGGGCACCTTCGCCGACGATGTCACGATCACGAACAGCGATTTCGCCGCGATGGGCGTCGTCGTCGCCGCGACTGGCGAGCAGGAACCGAAGGGCTGGTATCCGATGGAAAGGCTGACGATCGGCGGCAGCCGCTTCGCGGGCGTCGCGATGGTCGCCGACCTCTTGCGCAAGGGCAGTGACGAAAGCACCTTCGGCCCCTGGTTCGCGATGACCGGATCGAGCGTCGCCAATAGCGGCGCAGGCGGCGCGTCGCTGCGTATCTCGGGCGCCCAGCACACGGACATCGCTCAGAACAGCTTCGCCAAGTCGGACGGCATCGTCGTCATCCATTCGGTCGGCGCGCCCGAGACGCGGATCGCGTCGAACGCCTTTGCCGCGACCCCCGCGCCCCGCATCGAGGAACTGATGTGGAAAGGGCCGCCGCGTGGGCGGCTGATCGGCAATGTCGTGGAGGCGCGCCCGTGA
- a CDS encoding SDR family NAD(P)-dependent oxidoreductase, with protein sequence MTLQGKTALVTGGGRDIGRSVSIALARAGVRVAINYNSGRDAAEDTLKTILDAGGDAFLIQADVTDSAAVKAMLEEVGVAFSGRLDILVNLAGGMVARKTLGEMDEDFFDHVMTLNLKSAFLVLQASQPFLGEGSAVVNVSSLAGRDGGGPGASVYATAKGALMTYTRAMAKELGPQGIRVNAVCPGLIGTSFHDLFSKPEGRAATANNTPLRREGHPDEVADTIVYLASPAASFLAGVCLDINGGLGFS encoded by the coding sequence ATGACTCTCCAGGGGAAAACCGCGCTCGTCACCGGCGGCGGCCGCGATATCGGCCGATCGGTGTCGATCGCGCTCGCGCGCGCCGGCGTGCGCGTCGCGATCAACTACAACAGCGGCCGCGACGCCGCCGAGGACACGCTGAAGACGATATTGGACGCGGGCGGCGATGCCTTCCTCATCCAGGCCGACGTCACCGACAGCGCCGCGGTCAAGGCGATGCTCGAAGAGGTCGGGGTCGCGTTCAGCGGCCGGCTCGACATCCTCGTTAACCTTGCGGGCGGCATGGTCGCGCGCAAGACGCTTGGCGAGATGGACGAGGATTTCTTCGACCATGTCATGACGCTCAACCTCAAATCGGCCTTCCTCGTGCTCCAGGCATCGCAGCCCTTCCTCGGCGAAGGCTCGGCGGTGGTGAACGTCTCGTCGCTCGCGGGGCGTGACGGCGGCGGCCCCGGCGCGTCGGTCTATGCGACCGCGAAAGGCGCGCTGATGACCTATACCCGCGCGATGGCCAAGGAACTCGGGCCGCAGGGCATCCGGGTCAACGCCGTCTGTCCCGGCCTGATCGGCACCAGCTTCCACGACCTCTTCTCAAAACCGGAAGGCCGCGCCGCAACCGCGAACAATACGCCGCTGCGCCGCGAAGGCCATCCCGACGAGGTCGCCGACACGATCGTCTATCTGGCGTCGCCGGCGGCGAGCTTCCTCGCGGGCGTGTGCCTCGACATCAACGGCGGGCTGGGCTTCTCGTGA
- a CDS encoding MFS transporter, protein MSNIKGRFRWCVIALIALATVINYIDRNALAVMWPEVSKEIGASKEDYALLVTIFMIFYAFGQSLFGRIFDAIGTRMGFTISIVIWSLSIAAHALVRSMPLLMVLRATLGVSEAGNWPGAAKANALWFPSRERALAQGIFNAGASLGGIISAPLIALLFVQFGWHGTFLLIGVLGFIWLVPWLWFYKADPERHPGLSEEERAYILTGRTEAGRDDSRRVPLGELLRYRQSWGVILSRFFLDPVWWLFVSWLPIYLAETFGFDVKQIGLFAWVPFVGAMLGSLFGGWLAGQIIGGGGSVHRARMTTIGIGCAIMLPSLLFTIGASEPLNAVLLIACILFGFQMAIGNIQTLPSDYFGGGAVGSLAGISGTAAVAGTLITTWLVPSLTETSYAPIFALSAAIVPISFLCFWLVGGRVAPVATRPTRNQD, encoded by the coding sequence ATGAGCAATATCAAGGGTCGCTTCCGCTGGTGCGTGATCGCATTGATCGCGCTCGCCACCGTCATCAACTATATCGACCGCAACGCGCTCGCGGTGATGTGGCCCGAAGTGTCGAAGGAAATCGGCGCATCGAAGGAAGATTATGCGCTGCTCGTGACGATCTTCATGATCTTCTACGCCTTTGGCCAGTCGCTGTTCGGGCGCATCTTCGACGCGATCGGCACGCGGATGGGTTTCACCATCTCGATTGTAATCTGGTCGCTGTCGATCGCGGCGCACGCGCTCGTGCGCTCGATGCCGCTGCTGATGGTGCTGCGCGCGACGCTCGGCGTCAGTGAGGCGGGCAACTGGCCCGGCGCGGCGAAGGCGAACGCGCTCTGGTTCCCCTCGCGCGAGCGGGCGCTGGCGCAGGGGATTTTCAACGCGGGCGCGTCGCTGGGCGGCATCATCTCGGCGCCGCTCATCGCGCTGCTTTTCGTCCAGTTTGGGTGGCACGGCACCTTCCTGCTCATCGGCGTGCTCGGCTTCATCTGGCTCGTGCCGTGGCTCTGGTTTTACAAGGCTGACCCCGAAAGGCATCCGGGGCTGAGCGAAGAAGAGCGCGCCTATATTCTGACCGGCCGCACCGAGGCGGGCCGCGACGACAGCCGCCGCGTGCCCTTGGGCGAACTGCTGCGCTATCGGCAGAGCTGGGGCGTGATCCTGTCGCGCTTCTTCCTTGACCCCGTCTGGTGGCTTTTCGTGTCGTGGTTGCCGATCTATCTCGCCGAAACCTTTGGCTTTGACGTCAAGCAGATCGGCCTCTTTGCCTGGGTGCCGTTCGTCGGCGCGATGCTCGGCAGCCTGTTCGGGGGCTGGCTCGCGGGCCAGATCATCGGCGGCGGCGGGAGCGTGCACCGCGCGCGCATGACGACGATCGGCATCGGCTGCGCGATCATGCTGCCGTCGCTGCTCTTCACGATCGGCGCGAGCGAACCGCTCAACGCCGTGCTGCTGATCGCGTGCATCCTGTTCGGTTTCCAGATGGCGATCGGCAATATCCAGACGCTGCCGAGCGACTATTTCGGCGGCGGCGCAGTCGGCAGCCTCGCGGGGATCAGCGGCACCGCCGCGGTCGCGGGCACGCTGATCACCACCTGGCTCGTCCCTTCGCTCACCGAGACGAGCTATGCGCCGATCTTCGCGCTCAGCGCGGCGATCGTGCCCATTTCCTTCCTGTGCTTCTGGCTGGTTGGCGGACGCGTCGCACCAGTCGCCACCCGACCCACCCGCAACCAAGATTAA